One stretch of Prunus persica cultivar Lovell chromosome G1, Prunus_persica_NCBIv2, whole genome shotgun sequence DNA includes these proteins:
- the LOC18788290 gene encoding chitinase-like protein 1, with amino-acid sequence MKISTAALAVAVVLSVFLGASSDGDMPSTTPRVKTVRGKKVCDRGWECKGWSQYCCNLTISDFFQTYQFENLFSKRNTPVAHAVGFWDYQSFITASALFQPLGFGTTGGKLMQMKEIAAFLGHVGSKTTCGYGVATGGPLAWGLCYNREMSPMQSYCDDYYKYTYPCTPGAEYYGRGALPIYWNYNYGAAGEALKVDLLNHPEYIEQNATLAFQAAIWRWMTAIKKSQPSAHDAFVGNWKPTKNDTLSKRFPGFGATMNILYGDQLCGQGDIDAMNTIVSHYQYYLDLMGVGREEAGPHEVLTCAEQVAFNPTKAAVTASS; translated from the exons ATGAAGATTTCCACTGCTGCATtggcggtggcggtggtgCTGAGTGTTTTCTTAGGTGCCAGCAGCGACGGCGATATGCCGTCAACGACCCCGCGGGTGAAGACGGTGAGGGGGAAGAAGGTGTGTGACAGAGGGTGGGAGTGTAAAGGGTGGTCCCAGTACTGTTGCAATCTCACCATCTCTGATTTCTTCCAAACTTACCAGTTTGAGAATCTCTTCTCCAAAAGAAACACGCCGGTGGCGCATGCCGTTGGGTTTTGGGATTATCAGTCGTTTATTACTGCTTCTGCCCTCTTCCAGCCTCTTGGGTTCGGGACCACTGGTGGGAAGCTTATGCAGATGAAGGAGATCGCCGCCTTTCTTGGACATGTCGGCAGCAAAACCACTT GTGGTTATGGTGTGGCCACAGGAGGACCATTGGCCTGGGGACTTTGCTACAACAGGGAAATGAGTCCCATGCAGTCATACTGCGATGACTACTACAAATACACATACCCCTGCACTCCTGGAGCTGAATACTATGGTCGTGGTGCTTTGCCAATCTACTG GAACTACAATTATGGTGCAGCTGGAGAAGCTTTGAAGGTTGATCTGTTGAACCATCCCGAATACATTGAGCAGAATGCTACTCTTGCTTTCCAGGCTGCAATATGGAGGTGGATGACTGCTATCAAGAAGTCACAACCCTCAGCGCACGATGCATTTGTTGGCAATTGGAAGCCCACCAAGAATGATACTTTGAGCAAGAGGTTTCCTGGATTTGGTGCTACAATGAATATTCTTTATGGCGATCAACTTTGTGGGCAGGGCGACATTGATGCCATGAACACCATCGTTTCCCATTACCAGTACTACCTTGACCTTATGGGTGTCGGACGAGAGGAAGCAGGGCCCCATGAAGTGCTAACTTGTGCCGAGCAGGTTGCATTTAACCCAACCAAGGCTGCTGTTACTGCATCTTCTTGA